Genomic window (Pradoshia sp. D12):
TGATTAGGCGATAGCCAACATATTCATAAAAAGATGACCTATTTTTCAATTTCAAGAAAAATAAGGTCATTGTTATGTTTAATCTATATAATAGAAAGTTCATCAACATCATCTATGGCAATTAATCTAATTTTTTCATCTACTTTTACCTTTAAAAATTCTCCACGTTTACTCTCTATTTGCCCAACAAGGGTTTCTCCCTCAATTTTTATTTCACAGAAAGGCTTCTCCACTACTGATGGATACCTTGCTAACCTTATTAATTTCATACGAAGATCATCTTTTAGAGGATCACTTTCGACTTGAACCTCAATATTTTCATCCGACTTGAAATCTTCTTCACCTTGGCTTGTTTTTCCTATAAACAAATTTTCTGTGATATTATCAGTATCTTTTTTTAATGCTTCTTCATGCAACTTCTCTGTAAGTTCATTTTTTACAGCTGCTTCGTCCTCTTGTAGACTATATTCTTCTTGTAATTTATTATCCTCTTTTTCTTTGATACTTCCCTTACTGTGATAAACTTCCTGCATATTCTGAGCAATCAATTTACCTTTATTCACTGGTTGGATAATATAAAATATCGGTTCTTTTTTATTATTTTCCATTTCATTATCATTCATTGTTTTTCTTCCTTTCCTTAATGGGTCATTTTTATATGTATGCATATGGCCTTTGTCCTTTGACAAATTAGTTGTAACAAACAAGCCTTATCATTTAGCCTAAAAGACACATTTTCTGAGACAAGAAGTGAGGTGTGAATTGGTTTACGTCTTGTTTTTGTTATAACAGTGGTAACCTTATCTTCTTATGCTTTAAGGATAGAAACTCACCCTATCGACACAGAAAAGCCGATTGCAAGTTAAAGCAATCGGCCTTGTTCTCTTTATTTTCTCACTTCTTCCCAGATAACCGCCTGTTCTTCATCCCCTCTAGCAATTTCTGTTGAAGGCGCAAATATTCAAGCAGTTCATCTTTGGAAAGTACCTCGAATAGTTCTAAAAAAATCGATTCACCAATCTTTTGGGCCTCGTTTAAAGCTATACATCCCTGCTCGGTAATCTTTAAATAAACAGTGCGTCGATCTCCTTCATCATATAGCCGCTCAGCCAGCTCAAAATGAACGAGTTTTGAGGCAATATGCGTGACTGCTCCTTTGGTGTAGCCAAGCATATCAGCGAGTTCACTTTGCCTTAATGTCTTGCTATCACTAAGTTCAGCCAGAACGAGTACTGCCGATACACCGATTGGATAAGAGTAACGCGACGTGAAATCCACGATGTGCTCATTGGAGACTTGTTCAATGGAATGAATTAAGTCAAATAGATTATCTTGTTCCATCATCATCACTTCTTAACGAAGCATAGTTGCTCCACCATCGACCATGATGGTTTGCCCAGTAATATATTGAGAGTCTGCGCTCGCTAGGAAGACTGCCACACGGCCGATATCTTCCTCTACATCGCCGAAGCGGCCAAGCGGAATTTTATTCACAACAGCCTGGTAGTATTCCGGCTGCGCTTTTGCCCATGTACGTACGCCTTCAGAATCAGCAATCGGACTGATCAGGTTAACATTAATACCATAGCGTCCCCATTCATTAGCGGCAACACGAGTGATTCCGCGGATAGCTTCTTTCGCAGCTGCATAGGCAGCTTGTGTTTGGTCACCATTAATACCCGCTCCAGAGGCAAAGTTAATAATGTTTCCTTTTGTTTCCTTCAAATAAGGAAGGGCTGCCTGCATCAAGTAGAATGTAGGAAAGAATCCTGTTCCAAGTGACAGCTCTAAGTCCTCATGTGTAATCTCTTCAAATAATTTTTGTTTACATGCATGTGCATTATTGACTAACACATCCAGTTTGCCATACTTATCCACAACTGTTTGAATAATATTTGGTAAGTTTTCACGATCCATTAAATTAGCTTTCACAAACATGGAGTTTGGAGAGATGTCCTGCAGAATTTTTTCCGCCGCTTTGCCTGTTTCTTCATTTACATCGACAATCGCGAGGATAGCACCTTCCTTGGCCATTGCTTTCGCCATACCAAGCCCAATACCTCCCGCACCACCTGTAATAATGACAACTTTTTCTTGAAGTTTCCCCATAACAATTTCCCCTTTATTTTCTTATTAAACTATATTTTAACAATAAACTATTTATTAATAAACTAATACGCTTTCATTTTTAATAGCTTGCTTGGTTTTTCATTTATAAAAACTTCTTCATAAAATAAAACATGCTGGCATAATAAAAGCAAGAAACCTATATGAGCTTTCTTGCTTCATAATTAATTTGCTTTTAACATAATACACATTTACTGATTGAGCACTTTACTTACATAAGGATATCCATCCAAAGCTTAACCGCTGTAGCTGCAATGATGACTGCAAGAATCCACTGCAAAACTTTTGTATTCATTGATTTGCTCACCCTTGCTCCAAGTGGTGCAGCAATGATACTTGCGATTATCATGATCAAAGCTGGTCCATAATCAACTTGTCCTGTCAGAATCTTACCAGTGCTTCCACCGACAGAGGAAATGAATGTAACCGCAAGGCTTGTTGCGATTGTCATTCTTGTTGGTATTTTTAGAACAACAAGCATGATTGGTACAAGCATAAATCCTCCTGCTGCACCAACAATTCCTGAAGAAATCCCGACAATAAAGGCAAGAATAGCGGCGAGTGGCTTGTTAAACGTATCTTCATTAAGCGGCTGGCCATCGATTTGTTTTTTAGGAATAAACATCATAATTGCCGCGATAACGGCCAACAAAGCATATACAATATTGACAGCACTCTCTGATAAAAAAAGAGAACCATAGCTTCCTATAAAACTTCCCGCCAGAATGGATCCCCCCATATTAAGAATGAGCTGCTTGTTTAAGTAACCGCCCTTTCGATAAGCCCAGACACCCGAAATGGAGGCAAATAATACTTGGACTGCACTAATACCGGAAACTTCATGCGGACTAAATGCGGCAAGACCGAATAATGGCGGAATATATAAGAGCATCGGGTATTTGATGATTGAACCGCCAACCCCCAGCATCCCTGAGATAAAAGAACCGATGAAACCTATCATAAAAATAACTACTAAAAATAAAATATCCATATGCATTACACTCCTTTCCAATAAAAAAAGCGGACTTCCAAAGTTACGGACGTCCGCTATATTCTTATGCCTTCTGAATATAGAATTTCAGTACTCCGGCTTCTTCTGTTTGCTCTACGATGGTGTGCCCGCCAGATTTAGACCATGCGGTAAAGTCGTTCAACGCACCCTTATCTGTGGCAAGTACCTCCAGTACCTCTCCGGATTGAATTGCTGCTATTGCCTTCTTTGTTCTAACAATTGGCATTGGGCAAGCCAGCCCTTTTGCATCTAATGTTTTAGTGATTTTCATATCAATCTCTCCCTTTGTTAAATTAGCGAACTGCACAGCGGTTTGGACCAATTTCCATTTCAGTTTGTTCATCTAGTTCGGGTATAATTTTACCCATATTCACTTGACGGATTTGCTCATATGCATTTGGCTGCGGTGGCAGATTTTCTGTGACTATCTTACGGAATTCATTTTCATTATCAATATTTAAACCATGATTTTCAGTCAGCAAAGTTCTAAGCCGTTTGGCAACAGTACCGTCTTCGTTTACTTCATCCATAATCATGAAATGAGCAGGAAGGACAATTAATTCATCCGCAAGCACACGGTATCGTTCATACAATGTTTCACGTAAATCGTCCACCCAATCCTCGGCAAGACCAGCTAAATCCGGGCGCCCAATTGAATCGATGAAAAGAATATCCCCCGTAAGTAAGTAACTTCCGCCAATGACAAAAGAAGTGGAGCCGATTGTATGCCCCGGTGAGTATATAGCATTGACTTCAATCTCTGATTCGCCAAGCTTCACCGTTAACCCGTCTGTTAATGGCGTATAATTATATACAACTTCCTCAGCATCCTGCTGTGGAAGATAATACTGTGCACCTGTCTGTTCAGCAATTTGGCGCCCACCAGAGATATGATCAGCATGCAAGTGTGTGTCAAATACATGCTTGATTTTCACTCCCTTTTCTCTGGCAAAGTCGATAAATACATCCGTGAATCGGACTGCATCGATGATTGCCGCTTCCTCACCAGAGATGACCATATAGGAGAGACAGCCTTTGCCAAGGCGTACAAATTGATAGATCTCTCCTCCACCTTTCAAATCATCTACCTTTACAGGCTCAAGGTGCATACTCCATGCCTTCATACCACCTTCCAAATAGGCAACAGGTCGGCCAGCCTCTGCCAGCATTTCAGCAACCATGACAGATGATCCTTCTTTTGCACATACTACAAGAACTTCTTTATTCACCGGGATTTTAGAAAGAATTTCCTCTACACCATCTAGTAATTCAAAATAAGGTATATTCATATATTCAAAGCTCTTAGCCTCAATCTTCCAATCCTTAAATGCATCTTGATTACGAACATCCAAAATAAATAAGTCCTTATGTTCAATCACATATTTAGCCACATCGGTAGCTGTCCATTTCAAAACTTTCATTTTCAGTTACCTCCTGACGTGATTTTATTCGTTTCTTTTATTAATTCGCCTTTCCAATCTTTCATGCCAGGGAATACATTGAATACTTTTTGAAATCCGCTTTCGACAAGTTTGTGAGCAGCTAGTTCACTACGTCTGCCTGTACGGCAAATGACGTAAATATTTTGATTGGAATCTAGTTCACTCATTCTTTCCTCCAATTCCCCAAGAGGAATTGACTTTGCCTGAGGCACATGCCCAAAGGCATACTCGGCTTCCTCACGAACATCTAAAATGATACCCTCACTTGTTGCAAGATCTTCATTTGTTATTGTTCGTTCAAATGGTTTATCAACCTCGCTATCTGCACCACCCTTACGGATATAATGAATAAGGATTTCGCCATCTTCATTTGTACCAATATATTCATGGCCAGCTGATCCCGCCCAGGCAGCAAGATCGGCCTTTGATCCCTTATCTGTTGCCGTAATTTTCAATACCTTGCCCACAGCTAATTCTTTCATCGCTTTCTTCGTTTTCACGATAGGCATTGGGCACGCGAGTCCTTTTGCGTCCAAGTGAACATCTGCTTTGATTGACATTATGAGACCTCCTATACTCCATAGGGTATATTATTGTTTAAAAATTTTTGACCGTCTTCCCTTTCCAAACAAGCATACCTCCAACCATATTAGTTGCCTGAAATCCAATCGATTCCAGATAAGAGGCAGCATTGCCACTTCGAGCGCTTGAACGGCACACGAGAATGTATTCCTTATTTTTATCCAGTACACCAATACGGTCCTGAAGCTCACTAAGCGGAATATGGATAATGCCTTCAATATGAGCCTCAGCCACCTCTTCTGGCTCTCGTACGTCAATTAAATTTAGTAGCTTCCCTGCTTCTAAGCGTTCTTGAACTTCTCTTGCTGTAATTTCCTTCATTTAGCTCACCCTTCCTCAAATCCTTACAAGTATTAAATTAAACCTTAGAAAACTAACAGATCTTACTTGAATTTAAATAAACAAGTTGACTGCTCCATTTTCTGCGTCTGCAAGATAGGCGGCAACTCCGGCATAATGAACGTCATCCAGCAACTCTTCTTTTTTTAGACCCAATAAATCCATTGTCATTGTGCACGAAACTAGCTTGATCTCTTGTTCCTGTGCCATGTCAATCAAATCTGTTAAGGTGAGTGCATTATGTTTCTTCATGACATGCTTAATCATTTTTGGTCCCATGCCCATCATATTCATTTTAGAAAGCGCTAGTTTTTCAGCACCTCTTGGCATCATAAAGCCAAACATTTTCTCAAGGAGGCTTTTCTTTACTTTCATTGGCTCCTGTTTACGTAATGCATTGATTCCCCAAAATGTATGGAAGATTGTCACTTCATGGTCATAGGCAGCCGCTCCGTTTGCAATAATATAGGCGGCCATCGCCTTATCATAATCCCCGCTGAATAAAATGATATTAGTTGATTTCTGTTCCATTGCTCCTCCTTAGAATACATATACCCCTATAGGTATTTATTATTGTAAAAAAATATAATCTTTTCCTGTTATCTGCTTTTAACGAGCAAGTTTACCGCCTGTCCAATTAATTCATTCATCTGTTCCTCATCTCCATCAATCGCACGTACACATTCAATTAAGTTTTCACTGACGACGATACCAATTGTTCGCTCTATTCCGGAACGTACCGCTGAAAGCTGGGTGATCACATCCTT
Coding sequences:
- a CDS encoding MBL fold metallo-hydrolase, which gives rise to MKVLKWTATDVAKYVIEHKDLFILDVRNQDAFKDWKIEAKSFEYMNIPYFELLDGVEEILSKIPVNKEVLVVCAKEGSSVMVAEMLAEAGRPVAYLEGGMKAWSMHLEPVKVDDLKGGGEIYQFVRLGKGCLSYMVISGEEAAIIDAVRFTDVFIDFAREKGVKIKHVFDTHLHADHISGGRQIAEQTGAQYYLPQQDAEEVVYNYTPLTDGLTVKLGESEIEVNAIYSPGHTIGSTSFVIGGSYLLTGDILFIDSIGRPDLAGLAEDWVDDLRETLYERYRVLADELIVLPAHFMIMDEVNEDGTVAKRLRTLLTENHGLNIDNENEFRKIVTENLPPQPNAYEQIRQVNMGKIIPELDEQTEMEIGPNRCAVR
- a CDS encoding metal-sensitive transcriptional regulator, which produces MNYDDKTKVRLRRMEGQLRGIQRMMDEGQDCKDVITQLSAVRSGIERTIGIVVSENLIECVRAIDGDEEQMNELIGQAVNLLVKSR
- a CDS encoding MarR family winged helix-turn-helix transcriptional regulator; translation: MEQDNLFDLIHSIEQVSNEHIVDFTSRYSYPIGVSAVLVLAELSDSKTLRQSELADMLGYTKGAVTHIASKLVHFELAERLYDEGDRRTVYLKITEQGCIALNEAQKIGESIFLELFEVLSKDELLEYLRLQQKLLEGMKNRRLSGKK
- a CDS encoding SDR family NAD(P)-dependent oxidoreductase, which encodes MGKLQEKVVIITGGAGGIGLGMAKAMAKEGAILAIVDVNEETGKAAEKILQDISPNSMFVKANLMDRENLPNIIQTVVDKYGKLDVLVNNAHACKQKLFEEITHEDLELSLGTGFFPTFYLMQAALPYLKETKGNIINFASGAGINGDQTQAAYAAAKEAIRGITRVAANEWGRYGINVNLISPIADSEGVRTWAKAQPEYYQAVVNKIPLGRFGDVEEDIGRVAVFLASADSQYITGQTIMVDGGATMLR
- a CDS encoding sulfite exporter TauE/SafE family protein, with protein sequence MDILFLVVIFMIGFIGSFISGMLGVGGSIIKYPMLLYIPPLFGLAAFSPHEVSGISAVQVLFASISGVWAYRKGGYLNKQLILNMGGSILAGSFIGSYGSLFLSESAVNIVYALLAVIAAIMMFIPKKQIDGQPLNEDTFNKPLAAILAFIVGISSGIVGAAGGFMLVPIMLVVLKIPTRMTIATSLAVTFISSVGGSTGKILTGQVDYGPALIMIIASIIAAPLGARVSKSMNTKVLQWILAVIIAATAVKLWMDILM
- a CDS encoding DsrE/DsrF/DrsH-like family protein; the encoded protein is MEQKSTNIILFSGDYDKAMAAYIIANGAAAYDHEVTIFHTFWGINALRKQEPMKVKKSLLEKMFGFMMPRGAEKLALSKMNMMGMGPKMIKHVMKKHNALTLTDLIDMAQEQEIKLVSCTMTMDLLGLKKEELLDDVHYAGVAAYLADAENGAVNLFI
- a CDS encoding rhodanese-like domain-containing protein gives rise to the protein MKEITAREVQERLEAGKLLNLIDVREPEEVAEAHIEGIIHIPLSELQDRIGVLDKNKEYILVCRSSARSGNAASYLESIGFQATNMVGGMLVWKGKTVKNF
- a CDS encoding sulfurtransferase TusA family protein, whose amino-acid sequence is MSIKADVHLDAKGLACPMPIVKTKKAMKELAVGKVLKITATDKGSKADLAAWAGSAGHEYIGTNEDGEILIHYIRKGGADSEVDKPFERTITNEDLATSEGIILDVREEAEYAFGHVPQAKSIPLGELEERMSELDSNQNIYVICRTGRRSELAAHKLVESGFQKVFNVFPGMKDWKGELIKETNKITSGGN
- a CDS encoding sulfurtransferase TusA family protein, with the protein product MKITKTLDAKGLACPMPIVRTKKAIAAIQSGEVLEVLATDKGALNDFTAWSKSGGHTIVEQTEEAGVLKFYIQKA